The following DNA comes from Marichromatium purpuratum 984.
GTCGTCGTCTCATGTTCTCTCCAAAGGTGCGCGCCTTGCCCCATGCCCGGACGGCGACTAGCATCGATCCCTTTTCGCGCGCCTGCGCATCCTCACCACAGGAGCCCCCGAGTGGAACCCGCCGTCGACAGCCCCGATGAATACTGGATACGCCACGCGCTGCGTCTGGCCGAGCGTGCGGCACAACAGGGCGAGGTCCCGGTCGGCGCGGTGGTGGTGCGCGACGGACAGTGCATCGGCGAGGGCTGGAACCGCCCGATCGCCGACAGCGACCCCAGCGCCCACGCCGAGATCCAGGCGCTGCGCGACGCCGGACGCCGGCTCGCCAATTATCGCCTGCCCGAGACCACGCTCTACGTCACCCTGGAACCCTGCGTGATGTGCGCCGGGGCCATCATCCATGCCCGTGTCGGCGCGGTGGTCTATGGCGCAACCGACCCCAAGGCCGGGGCCTGCGGCAGCGTCTTCGACCT
Coding sequences within:
- the tadA gene encoding tRNA adenosine(34) deaminase TadA, with translation MEPAVDSPDEYWIRHALRLAERAAQQGEVPVGAVVVRDGQCIGEGWNRPIADSDPSAHAEIQALRDAGRRLANYRLPETTLYVTLEPCVMCAGAIIHARVGAVVYGATDPKAGACGSVFDLLPSDARFNHRTECRGGVLAADCGELLRDFFRTRRRAARAARAARDALRP